The DNA window CTGGACTTCCTCTTGGAGACCTTGACCCCCTACTACCAACAAAAGGAAGACCTGTTAAACCGCATTTACACCGCACGTTTCCAAAGGCAACCTCCGGAGGAAACCCGCCAACGGCTACTGCATCTTCTCGCCAGTGATTCTCTTTACGGCATAGACCTGGATGACCTGGCCGTCTATGTATGTAAGCTAATCCTCGTACTATATGCAAAGCTGCAGCCCGTTCCCCCCTCTTTTGCCCAGGGTTTACGGGTGGGTAATGCTCTGTGGGGAGCTTGGTCCGATGAAGTAGGACTGGAGGGAGCGAAGTTAAACAATATCCCAAGCCTGAGGGAAGAATATGGTTCCCTCTTTGATCAATATCTACGGCAACTGTCCCCGTCCCCCGCCGTCCCCTTCCATTGGGAATTGGAGTTTCCAGAGGTCTTCCTGGGCGAAAAGAAGGGCTTTGACGTGATTTTAGCCAACCCCCCCTATCTGCATGTGAAACGTTCTATGGATCCACAGACTAAGAAGGCCCTGGCCCAACGCTTCACCTTAGCCCGGGGCCAGTGGGATCAGGGGGCACTGTTTATTGAACAAAGCCTAAAGCGGCTCATCAATAGGCAGGGGTATATCGGGATGATCTTGCCCAAACCCTTTTTCACAGCCCAGAACTTCGAGGCCCTCAGACGGATGATCCTAGAGCATAGTCATATTCAAAGCTTTGGCCCCTGCGGAGTATGTTTCGCCCAGCCCAGTGTAGAGGCCAATATCCTTGTGTTGACGGGGAAGCCCACCCCCAGGGTCACCATCACGGAATTATGCGGGAAACAGTTTAGGAAGACTAAAACAATACCTGCTGAAATATTTCCCCGGCTCCCGTTTTGTACTTTCAGCTACTTGATAGAACCCCATCATTTTGGAGAAATCGTGTCCAACCTCCAGCAGGGCAATTACGTTTTCTTGGACAGACTGGTCACTTGGAAGCGGGGAGTAGAATTGGGTAAGGGAGGCACCACAACCAGTGGGGTTCCTTGTATTACAGGAGAAGATTTGACCAGCTTTCGGGCCGTGCCCCGTGCTTTCATCCAACCTACCGATGACCTAACAGTGTACAAAGAACCCAGCTTGTACAAAAGACCGGAAAAGCTCCTGCTACGCAGGGTGGCCCAGCGGCCCATCGCCGCGGTGGACACCACCGGCGCCTACGTGCTGAATACCATCTACGTCGGCACCACCGTGCCAGGTGTAAGTCCCCATGCCCTATGTGCAGTACTGAACAGCGACTTCTTCGCCGGACTCTTTGAGCAGCTTTTTAACCTCGATGACAAACTTTTTCCCTATCTGCGGATCTCCCAACTGGACAGGGTACCCATTCCCCCTGCCCTAGGGTCCTGTCCACGCCTTGCGGAAATCTCCCGCAGACTCCATACGATGCTGCCAAAAGAGGAAGAAGCAGAACTTCTCCGCGAAATAGAAGCCATCGTGCGGGAAGCTTACCAGGTGGGTTAATCCTTCCTCCGCACCACCAAGGCAAAGGGACTATCTGCATTATGGTCGGTGACCATAGTAAAGGGGAGATTGCGCTCTTGAGCCAGGCGGATATAGGGCATTACCAGAGACAAAGGCACCTTTCCATTGACCAGAAGTCTTCCCGCTGCTTCGTGCTTGATCTGACCTTCGATCTCGTCCCTATTCTTCAACTGTTCCTGGGTATAGGCGTGGAGAACGTCTTCGGGGAAGACTCCAAGGTACCTTTGCCTTTCTTCCTTGCGGATCTCCACCGGACCACTCACCGCCGTGCTGATAGTTCTACTCAGTTCATCCTTCTTAAAAAAGGTGCGGGCACGCTCAGTTATCTTTTCCCTTTTTGGCACAAGGCCACCTCCTCACGGATATAGCATGGGCATGTGGACTCAATAAACTAGGATAGGTTTAACCATGATCCCTTGCGCTTGCTCCCTTAGTCTATTATACCAACTGTTCTTCCTTCTCGGGGAAAAAGTACCCTTGTTAGAATACAAC is part of the Bacillota bacterium genome and encodes:
- a CDS encoding YueI family protein; translated protein: MPKREKITERARTFFKKDELSRTISTAVSGPVEIRKEERQRYLGVFPEDVLHAYTQEQLKNRDEIEGQIKHEAAGRLLVNGKVPLSLVMPYIRLAQERNLPFTMVTDHNADSPFALVVRRKD